A single genomic interval of Hevea brasiliensis isolate MT/VB/25A 57/8 chromosome 4, ASM3005281v1, whole genome shotgun sequence harbors:
- the LOC110633078 gene encoding protein pleiotropic regulatory locus 1, with translation MPGPTQEMEPVEPQSVKKLSFKSLKRALDLFSPIHDQLAPSDPESKNIRLSHKINAEYKGIKSSNELPRPVISTTTDRGNQSSVPSNVLALPGPDDSRDSQKGAAQNALVVGPSVQPKGPNDLGPQGKSTAVISGLGSSERFSTSAIMERIPSKWPRPVWHPPWKNYRVISGHLGWVRSIAFDPSNSWFCTGSADRTIKIWDVGSGRLKLTLTGHIEQIRGLAVSQRHTYMFSAGDDKQVKCWDLEQNKAVRSYHGHLSGVYCLALHPTIDLLLTGGRDSVCRVWDVRTKVQVFALSGHDNTVCSVFTRPTDPQVVTGSHDTTIKFWDLRYGKTMLTLTHHKKSVRAMALHPTENCFASASADNIKKFSLPKGEFLHNMLSQQKTIINAMAINEDGVMVTGGDNGSLWFWDWRSGHNFQQAQTIVQPGSLDSEAGIYALSYDITGSRLVSCEADKTIKMWKEDETATPETHPLNFKPPKDIRRF, from the exons ATGCCAGGGCCTACCCAGGAGATGGAGCCAGTGGAGCCACAGTCCGTGAAGAAGcttagttttaaatccctaaagcGCGCGCTCGATCTCTTCTCTCCAATTCACGACCAGCTAGCTCCTTCCGATCCCGAAAG TAAAAATATTCGCTTGAGCCACAAG ATAAATGCTGAGTACAAAGGAATTAAAAGCTCAAATGAACTTCCAAGACCAGTTATTTCTACTACAACCGATCGTGGCAATCAATCTTCAGTGCCTTCGAATGTTCTCGCTCTTCCAG GGCCTGATGATTCTAGGGACTCGCAGAAGGGTGCGGCTCAAAATGCATTGGTTGTTGGTCCATCTGTGCAACCGAAGGGACC AAATGACCTTGGGCCACAGGGCAAAAGCACTGCAGTGATTTCTGGTCTTGGATCATCTGAAAG GTTCTCTACATCTGCTATAATGGAAAGGATCCCAAGCAAATGGCCACGTCCTGTGTGGCATCCTCCATGGAAGAACTACAGG GTCATAAGTGGCCATTTGGGATGGGTGAGATCTATCGCATTTGATCCAAGTAATTCATGGTTTTGTACTGGTTCTGCAGATCGCACAATTAAG ATATGGGATGTAGGAAGTGGAAGGTTGAAGCTCACATTGACTGGACACATTGAACAAATCCGAG GTCTTGCTGTCAGCCAAAGACATACCTATATGTTTTCTGCTGGTGATGACAAACAGGTGAAATGCTGGGACCTTGAACAGAACAAG GCTGTCCGGTCTTATCATGGCCATTTAAGTGGTGTCTATTGCTTGGCTCTTCATCCCACTATTGACCTTTTGCTAACTGGGGGGCGTGACTCTGTTTGCCGG GTCTGGGATGTTCGAACAAAAGTTCAAGTTTTTGCACTGTCTGGGCATGATAATACAGTATGCTCAGTTTTTACTCGACCAACG GATCCACAAGTCGTCACTGGTTCCCATGACACAACCATTAAATTCTGGGATCTAAGATATG GTAAGACTATGTTAACACTCACACACCACAAGAAATCTGTTCGAGCCATGGCACTGCATCCTACTGA GAATTGCTTTGCCTCTGCATCAGCTGACAACATAAAGAAATTCAGCCTTCCAAAGGGAGAATTCTTGCACAACATGCT CTCTCAGCAGAAAACAATCATCAATGCAATGGCTATCAATGAGGATGGTGTAATGGTTACAGGAG GTGATAATGGGAGTCTGTGGTTCTGGGATTGGAGGAGTGGTCATAATTTCCAGCAAGCCCAAACAATTGTACAGCCTG GCTCATTGGATAGTGAAGCTGGTATTTATGCACTCTCATATGATATAACTGGTTCAAGGCTTGTTTCATGTGAGGCAGACAAGACTATTAAAATGTGGAAAGAGGATGAAACTGCAACCCCAGAAACTCATCCCCTCAACTTCAAGCCACCTAAAGATATCCGGCGGTTCTAG
- the LOC110633063 gene encoding putative E3 ubiquitin-protein ligase LIN-1 isoform X1, which yields MSKSSMASSSSFSCSPLSHDYERPDLESIKALVLAINEYFLEFLGNADLWNSLKSQCISKLNIRNQEFFEFSEHSVLSNLYWGIENIEAAIQANCTGEKTTRLMNSERMLQAPALLDEHGVTAGIQNHYLVCCSYFYLSAVRKLQNDEWQVALHFLQAILVSPRLVRTQLAPELCGTLFPSSTVLEMGIMVRKNDNESVTDFLNEANINDAVRDITRRCKHWLMYYQIMLYGATPQWNCISRSTSSYNGESQHFWQVTNSSNSSNSIEEGHFVQKYKLMQDEKVHPLDPQEYTADDTADKTKTCMEIQELNDNNKSFNHLDQVPKLKIHTEKYTSIKCLQEVLLESQSDTPTSVNSSYSYYLEEDDVEVNIDESTSSIRTAGEDDLQPAVCEQTPQASCLKLDQICTMMVFPHASQQKVQEVDPVNISRLYSGRCPSSISDFDLSILELRNRKSGSFLDCNVEDNSAQRPQWRHKAQVTDQEATTALKNCRLMQRDDHSQNSMNEFCLHSGKDSNIELMTIFEKAISRLCFSEGLAKCEEEYAVEVTSVYKMLDCKKGIKYTILKEIILDQLLTAISNSKGENVLRASISILSTIASINKSAIEDIKKKGLRLCDLATALKQNVHEAAILIYLIEPSPVEIKTLDILPELMEIVCTSNRYKGKPASELLTPPAASLMIIEILVTAFDCATNNMHLAAINSPRILSRILDVARENNLEECISMANILIKCMQFDGQCRKHLSQITPVAPFKHLLKSNVKRAKFTALQFFHEILCMPRSSAISLLLRIRKEGIDEIMHLLLQCVQQLQPDYQLLAANLFLQLDALEHSSGKSMFMEEAMQIILKSVGSEENSTLQQLSTFILANIGGTYSWTGEPYTVALLVKKAGVTSVYHRNMIRNFDWSDESLQDAGIDSWCSKIAKGIISTGRPVFQALDTGIRSKIRKVSRNSLTAIAWIGCEISKYPNSLRNSACEILLNGIEQFLHPGAAFEERLLACLCIYNYTSGKGMQKLIHFSEGVRESLRRFSSVTWVAEELHRVADFYLPNNSRISCVHTQILEAKHNSSGAVTALIYYMGLLFSGYSDGSIKVWDIKQQSATLVWDLKEHKKAVTCFSLFEPGESLLSGSSDKTIRVWQMVHRKLECIEVIAMKESIQKIETYGQMIFIITQSHGMKVFDSSRIVREISKTKKVKCMTAIQGTLYIGCMDSSIQELAIANNREREIKQPIKSWRMQKKPINSIAVHKDWLYSASSIVEGSKVKEWRTHYKPQMSIVIGKGRNIVAMEAVEDFIYLNCSSSTSTLQIWLRGTQQNVGRISAGSRITSLITANDIVLCGTEKGLIKGWIPL from the exons ATGTCTAAGAGCTCCATGGCTTCTAGTTCTTCCTTTTCTTGCTCCCCTTTATCTCATGATTATGAGAGACCAGATCTTGAATCCATAAAAGCACTTGTACTTGCAATAAATGAATACTTTCTTGAGTTCTTAGGAAATGCTGATTTATGGAATTCTTTGAAATCTCAGTGCATTTCTAAGCTAAATATTAGAAATCAGGAGTTCTTTGAATTCTCTGAGCATTCAGTCCTCTCAAATCTTTACTGGGGCATTGAAAACATTGAAGCTGCAATACAAGCAAATTGCACAGGAGAGAAAACTACTCGGTTAATGAACTCGGAAAGAATGCTTCAAGCCCCAGCATTGCTTGATGAACATGGAGTCACAGCTGGAATTCAAAACCATTATTTGGTTTGCTGCTCATATTTTTACCTCTCAGCAGTTAGGAAGCTCCAAAATGATGAGTGGCAGGTTGCCCTGCATTTTCTCCAAGCAATTTTGGTCTCTCCAAGACTTGTTCGAACCCAACTTGCACCAGAACTGTGTGGAACTCTCTTTCCATCAAGCACTGTTTTGGAAATGGGGATCATGGTTCGAAAGAATGATAATGAATCTGTCACAGATTTTCTTAATGAGGCCAATATCAATGATGCAGTCAGGGATATAACAAGAAGATGCAAACACTGGCTAATGTATTATCAGATCATGTTATATGGAGCAACTCCTCAGTGGAATTGCATTAGCAGAAGTACATCATCCTATAATGGAGAATCACAGCATTTTTG GCAAGTGACTAACAGCAGTAACTCTTCAAATTCAATTGAGGAGGGACACTTCGTGCAAAAATACAAG TTAATGCAGGATGAGAAAGTGCATCCACTTGATCCTCAAGAATATACAGCTGATGATACTGCAGACAAAACTAAGACATGCATGGAAATTCAAGAacttaatgataataataaatctTTTAATCATTTGGATCAAGTTCCAAAGTTAAAAATTCACACTGAAAAGTATACAAGCATCAAATGCCTCCAGGAAGTATTGTTGGAATCCCAATCAGATACACCAACTTCAGTAAATTCAAGCTACAGTTATTATCTGGAAGAAGATGATGTGGAG GTAAACATCGATGAAAGTACAAGCTCAATTAGAACTGCAGGTGAAGATGATCTGCAGCCAGCAGTTTGTGAACA GACACCACAGGCTTCTTGCTTGAAATTAGATCAAATATGCACAATGATGGTTTTTCCACATGCTTCTCAACAAAAAGTGCAGGAAGTTGATCCAGTAAATATTAGTAGATTATATTCTGGTAGATGCCCAAGTTCTATCAGCGATTTTGATTTATCCATCTTGGAGCTTAGAAATAGAAAGTCAGGCTCCTTCCTAGATTGCAATGTTGAAGACAATTCAGCTCAGAGGCCACAATGGAGACACAAGGCCCAAGTGACTGATCAAGAAGCAACCACAGCACTTAAGAATTGTAGGCTTATGCAGAGGGATGACCACAGCCAAAATAGCATGAATGAATTTTGTCTGCATTCTGGAAAGGATTCCAACATCGAGTTAATGACGATATTTGAGAAAGCTATTTCAAGGCTATGCTTCTCAGAAGGATTAGCAAAATGTGAAGAAGAATATGCTGTAGAAGTTACATCCGTTTACAAAATGTTAGACTGCAAAAAAGGAATAAAATACACAATCTTAAAGGAAATTATTCTGGATCAGCTGCTAACTGCTATATCAAATTCTAAAGGGGAAAATGTCTTAAGGGCATCGATATCTATTCTTTCAACTATTGCATCAATAAACAAGTCAGCTATAGAAGATATCAAGAAGAAGGGTTTGAGGTTATGCGATTTGGCAACTGCTCTAAAGCAAAATGTGCATGAGGCAGCTATTCTTATCTACCTGATAGAACCATCTCCAGTAGAAATAAAGACATTAGACATTCTTCCAGAATTGATGGAGATAGTGTGCACTTCAAATAGATATAAAGGAAAACCAGCTTCAGAACTGCTGACACCTCCTGCAGCATCATTGATGATTATTGAAATACTAGTAACTGCATTCGACTGTGCTACTAATAACATGCACTTGGCTGCTATCAATTCTCCTCGAATTCTTAGTAGGATCTTAGATGTTGCTAGAGAAAATAATTTGGAAGAGTGCATCTCTATGGCCAACATTTTGATAAAATGCATGCAGTTTGATGGACAATGCAGAAAACATTTATCACAAATTACTCCTGTGGCTCCATTTAAACATCTCCTAAAAAGTAATGTGAAGCGTGCCAAGTTCACAGCTCTTCAGTTTTTCCATGAAATCCTTTGCATGCCAAG GTCATCAGCCATTAGCCTTTTGCTACGGATACGTAAAGAAGGAATTGATGAGATTATGCACTTGCTGTTGCAGTGTGTCCAACAACTTCAACCTGATTACCAACTTCTGGCAGCAAATTTATTTCTGCAATTAGATGCTTTG GAACATTCATCTGGAAAAAGTATGTTCATGGAAGAGGCCATGCAAATCATCCTCAAGTCAGTGGGGTCTGAAGAAAACTCTACTTTGCAGCAACTATCTACTTTCATTCTGGCAAACATTGGAGGAACTTATAGTTGGACAGGGGAACCATACACAGTTGCATTGCTGGTGAAAAAGGCCGGTGTGACCTCTGTGTATCATCGGAATATGATCAGAAATTTTGACTGGTCAGATGAAAGCCTGCAG GATGCAGGAATTGACTCATGGTGTAGCAAGATTGCAAAAGGCATCATTAGTACAGGAAGACCTGTCTTCCAAGCTTTAGATACAGGTATAAGAAGTAAGATCAGGAAGGTCTCTCGGAACTCTCTCACAGCAATTGCATGGATTGGATGTGAAATTTCCAAGTATCCAAACAGCCTAAGAAATTCTGCATGTGAAATACTGCTTAATGGGATTGAGCAATTTCTGCATCCAGGAGCAGCATTTGAAGAAAGACTTCTTGCCTGTCTGTGCATTTATAACTACACTTCAGGCAAAG GGATGCAGAAACTAATCCATTTCTCAGAAGGGGTAAGGGAGTCCCTAAGACGTTTTTCAAGTGTAACCTGGGTGGCTGAGGAACTACATAGAGTAGCAGACTTTTATTTGCCCAACAATTCT CGTATATCCTGTGTACATACACAAATTTTAGAGGCAAAGCACAACAGCAGTGGAGCAGTAACTGCTCTTATCTATTACATGGGACTGCTTTTCAGTGGCTATTCTGATGGTTCGATTAAG GTGTGGGACATCAAACAGCAGTCAGCCACTCTTGTATGGGACCTGAAAGAGCACAAAAAGGCAGTCACATGTTTTTCACTCTTTGAACCTGGGGAAAGTCTTCTAAGTGGATCTTCTGATAAGACAATCAGG GTTTGGCAAATGGTCCATAGAAAATTGGAGTGCATTGAAGTTATAGCAATGAAGGAATCAATTCAAAAGATAGAAACATATGGCCAAATGATTTTTATTATCACCCAAAGCCATGGGATGAAG GTGTTTGATTCATCCAGAATAGTCAGAGAGATAAGCAAGACTAAGAAGGTGAAGTGTATGACTGCAATCCAGGGAACGCTTTACATAGGCTGCATGGATTCAAGCATACAG GAATTAGCCATTGCAAACAATAGGGAGAGAGAGATCAAGCAGCCAATAAAGAGTTGGAGGATGCAAAAAAAGCCCATCAATTCTATTGCTGTGCACAAAGATTGGCTTTACAGTGCAAGTTCAATCGTTGAGGGTTCAAAAGTTAAG GAATGGAGAACACATTACAAGCCCCAAATGTCAATAGTAATAGGGAAAGGCAGAAACATAGTAGCAATGGAAGCAGTAGAAGACTTTATATACTTGAATTGCAGCTCATCAACTAGTACCCTTCAG ATATGGCTGAGAGGCACACAACAGAATGTGGGAAGGATATCAGCAGGCAGCAGAATAACAAGCCTCATCACTGCCAATGACATTGTTCTATGTGGTACAGAGAAAGGATTAATCAAG GGCTGGATACCACTCTAA
- the LOC110633063 gene encoding putative E3 ubiquitin-protein ligase LIN-1 isoform X2: MSKSSMASSSSFSCSPLSHDYERPDLESIKALVLAINEYFLEFLGNADLWNSLKSQCISKLNIRNQEFFEFSEHSVLSNLYWGIENIEAAIQANCTGEKTTRLMNSERMLQAPALLDEHGVTAGIQNHYLVCCSYFYLSAVRKLQNDEWQVALHFLQAILVSPRLVRTQLAPELCGTLFPSSTVLEMGIMVRKNDNESVTDFLNEANINDAVRDITRRCKHWLMYYQIMLYGATPQWNCISRSTSSYNGESQHFWQVTNSSNSSNSIEEGHFVQKYKDEKVHPLDPQEYTADDTADKTKTCMEIQELNDNNKSFNHLDQVPKLKIHTEKYTSIKCLQEVLLESQSDTPTSVNSSYSYYLEEDDVEVNIDESTSSIRTAGEDDLQPAVCEQTPQASCLKLDQICTMMVFPHASQQKVQEVDPVNISRLYSGRCPSSISDFDLSILELRNRKSGSFLDCNVEDNSAQRPQWRHKAQVTDQEATTALKNCRLMQRDDHSQNSMNEFCLHSGKDSNIELMTIFEKAISRLCFSEGLAKCEEEYAVEVTSVYKMLDCKKGIKYTILKEIILDQLLTAISNSKGENVLRASISILSTIASINKSAIEDIKKKGLRLCDLATALKQNVHEAAILIYLIEPSPVEIKTLDILPELMEIVCTSNRYKGKPASELLTPPAASLMIIEILVTAFDCATNNMHLAAINSPRILSRILDVARENNLEECISMANILIKCMQFDGQCRKHLSQITPVAPFKHLLKSNVKRAKFTALQFFHEILCMPRSSAISLLLRIRKEGIDEIMHLLLQCVQQLQPDYQLLAANLFLQLDALEHSSGKSMFMEEAMQIILKSVGSEENSTLQQLSTFILANIGGTYSWTGEPYTVALLVKKAGVTSVYHRNMIRNFDWSDESLQDAGIDSWCSKIAKGIISTGRPVFQALDTGIRSKIRKVSRNSLTAIAWIGCEISKYPNSLRNSACEILLNGIEQFLHPGAAFEERLLACLCIYNYTSGKGMQKLIHFSEGVRESLRRFSSVTWVAEELHRVADFYLPNNSRISCVHTQILEAKHNSSGAVTALIYYMGLLFSGYSDGSIKVWDIKQQSATLVWDLKEHKKAVTCFSLFEPGESLLSGSSDKTIRVWQMVHRKLECIEVIAMKESIQKIETYGQMIFIITQSHGMKVFDSSRIVREISKTKKVKCMTAIQGTLYIGCMDSSIQELAIANNREREIKQPIKSWRMQKKPINSIAVHKDWLYSASSIVEGSKVKEWRTHYKPQMSIVIGKGRNIVAMEAVEDFIYLNCSSSTSTLQIWLRGTQQNVGRISAGSRITSLITANDIVLCGTEKGLIKGWIPL, from the exons ATGTCTAAGAGCTCCATGGCTTCTAGTTCTTCCTTTTCTTGCTCCCCTTTATCTCATGATTATGAGAGACCAGATCTTGAATCCATAAAAGCACTTGTACTTGCAATAAATGAATACTTTCTTGAGTTCTTAGGAAATGCTGATTTATGGAATTCTTTGAAATCTCAGTGCATTTCTAAGCTAAATATTAGAAATCAGGAGTTCTTTGAATTCTCTGAGCATTCAGTCCTCTCAAATCTTTACTGGGGCATTGAAAACATTGAAGCTGCAATACAAGCAAATTGCACAGGAGAGAAAACTACTCGGTTAATGAACTCGGAAAGAATGCTTCAAGCCCCAGCATTGCTTGATGAACATGGAGTCACAGCTGGAATTCAAAACCATTATTTGGTTTGCTGCTCATATTTTTACCTCTCAGCAGTTAGGAAGCTCCAAAATGATGAGTGGCAGGTTGCCCTGCATTTTCTCCAAGCAATTTTGGTCTCTCCAAGACTTGTTCGAACCCAACTTGCACCAGAACTGTGTGGAACTCTCTTTCCATCAAGCACTGTTTTGGAAATGGGGATCATGGTTCGAAAGAATGATAATGAATCTGTCACAGATTTTCTTAATGAGGCCAATATCAATGATGCAGTCAGGGATATAACAAGAAGATGCAAACACTGGCTAATGTATTATCAGATCATGTTATATGGAGCAACTCCTCAGTGGAATTGCATTAGCAGAAGTACATCATCCTATAATGGAGAATCACAGCATTTTTG GCAAGTGACTAACAGCAGTAACTCTTCAAATTCAATTGAGGAGGGACACTTCGTGCAAAAATACAAG GATGAGAAAGTGCATCCACTTGATCCTCAAGAATATACAGCTGATGATACTGCAGACAAAACTAAGACATGCATGGAAATTCAAGAacttaatgataataataaatctTTTAATCATTTGGATCAAGTTCCAAAGTTAAAAATTCACACTGAAAAGTATACAAGCATCAAATGCCTCCAGGAAGTATTGTTGGAATCCCAATCAGATACACCAACTTCAGTAAATTCAAGCTACAGTTATTATCTGGAAGAAGATGATGTGGAG GTAAACATCGATGAAAGTACAAGCTCAATTAGAACTGCAGGTGAAGATGATCTGCAGCCAGCAGTTTGTGAACA GACACCACAGGCTTCTTGCTTGAAATTAGATCAAATATGCACAATGATGGTTTTTCCACATGCTTCTCAACAAAAAGTGCAGGAAGTTGATCCAGTAAATATTAGTAGATTATATTCTGGTAGATGCCCAAGTTCTATCAGCGATTTTGATTTATCCATCTTGGAGCTTAGAAATAGAAAGTCAGGCTCCTTCCTAGATTGCAATGTTGAAGACAATTCAGCTCAGAGGCCACAATGGAGACACAAGGCCCAAGTGACTGATCAAGAAGCAACCACAGCACTTAAGAATTGTAGGCTTATGCAGAGGGATGACCACAGCCAAAATAGCATGAATGAATTTTGTCTGCATTCTGGAAAGGATTCCAACATCGAGTTAATGACGATATTTGAGAAAGCTATTTCAAGGCTATGCTTCTCAGAAGGATTAGCAAAATGTGAAGAAGAATATGCTGTAGAAGTTACATCCGTTTACAAAATGTTAGACTGCAAAAAAGGAATAAAATACACAATCTTAAAGGAAATTATTCTGGATCAGCTGCTAACTGCTATATCAAATTCTAAAGGGGAAAATGTCTTAAGGGCATCGATATCTATTCTTTCAACTATTGCATCAATAAACAAGTCAGCTATAGAAGATATCAAGAAGAAGGGTTTGAGGTTATGCGATTTGGCAACTGCTCTAAAGCAAAATGTGCATGAGGCAGCTATTCTTATCTACCTGATAGAACCATCTCCAGTAGAAATAAAGACATTAGACATTCTTCCAGAATTGATGGAGATAGTGTGCACTTCAAATAGATATAAAGGAAAACCAGCTTCAGAACTGCTGACACCTCCTGCAGCATCATTGATGATTATTGAAATACTAGTAACTGCATTCGACTGTGCTACTAATAACATGCACTTGGCTGCTATCAATTCTCCTCGAATTCTTAGTAGGATCTTAGATGTTGCTAGAGAAAATAATTTGGAAGAGTGCATCTCTATGGCCAACATTTTGATAAAATGCATGCAGTTTGATGGACAATGCAGAAAACATTTATCACAAATTACTCCTGTGGCTCCATTTAAACATCTCCTAAAAAGTAATGTGAAGCGTGCCAAGTTCACAGCTCTTCAGTTTTTCCATGAAATCCTTTGCATGCCAAG GTCATCAGCCATTAGCCTTTTGCTACGGATACGTAAAGAAGGAATTGATGAGATTATGCACTTGCTGTTGCAGTGTGTCCAACAACTTCAACCTGATTACCAACTTCTGGCAGCAAATTTATTTCTGCAATTAGATGCTTTG GAACATTCATCTGGAAAAAGTATGTTCATGGAAGAGGCCATGCAAATCATCCTCAAGTCAGTGGGGTCTGAAGAAAACTCTACTTTGCAGCAACTATCTACTTTCATTCTGGCAAACATTGGAGGAACTTATAGTTGGACAGGGGAACCATACACAGTTGCATTGCTGGTGAAAAAGGCCGGTGTGACCTCTGTGTATCATCGGAATATGATCAGAAATTTTGACTGGTCAGATGAAAGCCTGCAG GATGCAGGAATTGACTCATGGTGTAGCAAGATTGCAAAAGGCATCATTAGTACAGGAAGACCTGTCTTCCAAGCTTTAGATACAGGTATAAGAAGTAAGATCAGGAAGGTCTCTCGGAACTCTCTCACAGCAATTGCATGGATTGGATGTGAAATTTCCAAGTATCCAAACAGCCTAAGAAATTCTGCATGTGAAATACTGCTTAATGGGATTGAGCAATTTCTGCATCCAGGAGCAGCATTTGAAGAAAGACTTCTTGCCTGTCTGTGCATTTATAACTACACTTCAGGCAAAG GGATGCAGAAACTAATCCATTTCTCAGAAGGGGTAAGGGAGTCCCTAAGACGTTTTTCAAGTGTAACCTGGGTGGCTGAGGAACTACATAGAGTAGCAGACTTTTATTTGCCCAACAATTCT CGTATATCCTGTGTACATACACAAATTTTAGAGGCAAAGCACAACAGCAGTGGAGCAGTAACTGCTCTTATCTATTACATGGGACTGCTTTTCAGTGGCTATTCTGATGGTTCGATTAAG GTGTGGGACATCAAACAGCAGTCAGCCACTCTTGTATGGGACCTGAAAGAGCACAAAAAGGCAGTCACATGTTTTTCACTCTTTGAACCTGGGGAAAGTCTTCTAAGTGGATCTTCTGATAAGACAATCAGG GTTTGGCAAATGGTCCATAGAAAATTGGAGTGCATTGAAGTTATAGCAATGAAGGAATCAATTCAAAAGATAGAAACATATGGCCAAATGATTTTTATTATCACCCAAAGCCATGGGATGAAG GTGTTTGATTCATCCAGAATAGTCAGAGAGATAAGCAAGACTAAGAAGGTGAAGTGTATGACTGCAATCCAGGGAACGCTTTACATAGGCTGCATGGATTCAAGCATACAG GAATTAGCCATTGCAAACAATAGGGAGAGAGAGATCAAGCAGCCAATAAAGAGTTGGAGGATGCAAAAAAAGCCCATCAATTCTATTGCTGTGCACAAAGATTGGCTTTACAGTGCAAGTTCAATCGTTGAGGGTTCAAAAGTTAAG GAATGGAGAACACATTACAAGCCCCAAATGTCAATAGTAATAGGGAAAGGCAGAAACATAGTAGCAATGGAAGCAGTAGAAGACTTTATATACTTGAATTGCAGCTCATCAACTAGTACCCTTCAG ATATGGCTGAGAGGCACACAACAGAATGTGGGAAGGATATCAGCAGGCAGCAGAATAACAAGCCTCATCACTGCCAATGACATTGTTCTATGTGGTACAGAGAAAGGATTAATCAAG GGCTGGATACCACTCTAA
- the LOC110633048 gene encoding uncharacterized protein LOC110633048 — MEGRAHGGAPHGIIIAVVVCMVVLAPFLLGDQGEAITEAIAELLSPVGLLLLPIVLLLTIQYLSSDHGSFVSTIFSTGEPDTIHRVSGSPVGVALFLVLILFLLYNRMSIFGSDDDSGN, encoded by the coding sequence ATGGAAGGCAGAGCTCACGGCGGTGCACCCCATGGAATCATAATAGCAGTAGTAGTGTGCATGGTGGTGCTTGCCCCCTTCCTCCTCGGCGACCAAGGTGAGGCCATTACTGAAGCCATCGCCGAGCTCTTAAGCCCAGTAGGTCTCCTCCTCCTCCCCATTGTCCTTCTCTTGACCATCCAGTACCTCTCCTCCGATCACGGCTCATTTGTCTCCACTATTTTCTCTACCGGCGAACCTGACACCATTCACCGAGTCAGTGGCTCACCTGTCGGCGTTGCTCTTTTTCTGGTTCTGATCTTGTTCTTGCTTTACAATCGCATGTCCATCTTTGGCAGCGACGATGATTCCGGCAATTAA
- the LOC110633066 gene encoding chaperone protein dnaJ 49 — protein sequence MDVNKDEAARCVRIAEESIASGNKDRALKFIRIAQRLNHNLPTDELLAACEKIDSSGSIPSSLDEKCVVDNNKNRTSSAKIDEGLNGERNYTEEHVELIRQIKRNKDYYAILGVEKTCSVEEIRKAYKKLSLKVHPDKNKAPGSEEAFKKLSKAFKCLSDDTSRRQYDQTGLVDQFEYNQQYNVRRTRRRRSVHEFYDDDFDPDEIFRSFFGQTDMFRAHHVYRSRGTGGRHREEFNGGGPNLLLLLQILPFLLIFVLAYLPFSEPDYSLHKNYSYQIPKTTEKLGVEFFVKSVAFDDNFPIGSPARANIEDNVIKDYRNLLWRYCHIELQRRHWSKNMPTPNCDKLRNLGLA from the coding sequence ATGGATGTTAACAAAGATGAAGCTGCGAGATGTGTTCGAATTGCTGAAGAATCAATTGCATCAGGAAATAAAGACCGAGCATTGAAATTTATTAGAATTGCCCAACGTCTGAATCATAATTTGCCTACTGATGAGCTTTTAGCTGCCTGTGAGAAGATTGATTCTTCTGGGTCGATACCATCTTCTCTAGATGAAAAATGCGTTGTTGATAATAATAAGAACAGGACTAGTTCTGCTAAAATTGATGAGGGTTTAAATGGAGAGCGGAATTATACTGAAGAACATGTGGAATTGATTAGGCAGATTAAGAGGAATAAGGATTACTATGCAATTCTTGGGGTGGAAAAGACTTGTTCTGTCGAGGAGATTAGGAAGGCTTATAAGAAATTGTCATTGAAAGTCCACCCAGATAAGAACAAGGCACCAGGATCAGAGGAAGCATTCAAAAAATTGAGCAAGGCGTTCAAGTGCCTGAGCGATGACACTTCGAGGAGGCAGTACGATCAGACTGGTTTGGTTGACCAATTTGAGTATAATCAGCAGTACAACGTTAGGAGGACAAGGAGAAGGAGAAGTGTGCATGAGTTTTATGATGATGATTTTGATCCGGATGAAATATTCAGGTCATTTTTTGGTCAGACTGACATGTTTAGGGCTCATCATGTTTATAGGAGTAGAGGAACTGGTGGGAGACACCGGGAGGAGTTTAATGGAGGAGGGCCTAATCTGCTACTGCTTCTACAGATACTGCCTTTCTTGTTGATTTTTGTGCTTGCTTATCTGCCCTTTTCAGAGCCAGATTATTCTTTGCATAAGAATTATTCCTATCAAATCCCCAAGACAACTGAGAAACTTGGAGTGGAGTTTTTCGTCAAATCAGTGGCTTTTGATGACAATTTTCCTATTGGAAGTCCTGCAAGAgccaacattgaggacaatgtaattaaggactaTAGAAACTTGCTTTGGCGTTATTGTCACATAGAACTCCAGAGACGTCACTGGAGTAAGAATATGCCCACTCCTAACTGTGATAAACTTCGGAATCTGGGGTTAGCATAA